In Pseudomonas deceptionensis, a single window of DNA contains:
- the dksA gene encoding RNA polymerase-binding protein DksA, which translates to MPTQAKQQNTQLSGFEPYVEKKGEEYMGEPMRKHFTKILQKWKQDLMQEVDRTVDHMKDEAANFPDPSDRASQEEEFSLELRARDRERKLIKKIDKTLQLIEDEEYGWCESCGVEIGIRRLEARPTADMCVDCKTLAEIKEKQVGK; encoded by the coding sequence ATGCCCACACAAGCAAAGCAACAGAATACTCAACTTAGCGGCTTTGAACCCTACGTTGAAAAGAAGGGTGAAGAGTACATGGGCGAGCCCATGCGCAAACATTTCACCAAGATTCTGCAAAAGTGGAAACAGGACTTGATGCAGGAAGTCGACCGCACCGTTGATCATATGAAAGACGAAGCGGCAAACTTTCCTGACCCATCCGACCGCGCGAGCCAGGAAGAAGAGTTCAGCCTGGAGCTGCGTGCACGCGATCGCGAGCGCAAGCTGATCAAGAAAATCGACAAGACGCTGCAACTGATCGAAGACGAAGAGTATGGCTGGTGCGAATCCTGCGGCGTCGAAATCGGTATCCGTCGACTCGAAGCCCGCCCTACTGCGGACATGTGCGTAGACTGCAAGACCTTGGCTGAAATCAAGGAAAAACAAGTCGGCAAGTAA
- the gluQRS gene encoding tRNA glutamyl-Q(34) synthetase GluQRS — MTALTSTSSYIGRFAPTPSGHLHFGSLVAALASYLDARSVGGRWLLRMEDLDPPREMPGAQAAILDALERYGFEWDGELVRQSERHEAYAQVLNRLFSMGLAYACTCSRKQLEGYNGIYPGLCRNAGHSMENAAIRVRVPELEYRFEDRVQGPFDQHLGREVGDFVIRRRDGLYAYQLAVVLDDAAQGVTDIVRGADLLDSTPRQLYLQELLGLSPPRYLHVPLIVQPDGHKLGKSYRSPPLTPDQATPLLLRALRTLGQTPDLCLNDATPREVLDWGIAHWNAGNIPRTLTLAEAQLR, encoded by the coding sequence ATGACAGCACTCACCTCTACTTCCTCCTACATCGGGCGCTTTGCCCCTACGCCCAGTGGCCATCTGCATTTTGGCTCGCTGGTGGCCGCCCTCGCCTCGTATCTCGACGCCCGTTCTGTAGGCGGTCGCTGGCTGCTGCGCATGGAAGATCTGGACCCGCCGCGCGAAATGCCCGGCGCCCAGGCCGCCATTCTGGATGCCCTTGAGCGCTACGGTTTTGAATGGGACGGCGAACTGGTCCGTCAAAGCGAGCGCCATGAGGCATACGCGCAGGTACTGAACCGACTGTTCAGCATGGGTTTGGCTTACGCGTGCACCTGCTCGCGCAAACAGCTTGAAGGCTACAACGGCATTTACCCGGGCTTGTGCCGCAATGCGGGCCACTCGATGGAAAACGCCGCGATACGCGTACGCGTGCCAGAACTTGAATACCGCTTCGAAGACCGGGTCCAGGGACCATTCGACCAGCACCTTGGGCGAGAGGTGGGTGATTTTGTGATTCGCCGCCGTGACGGGCTGTACGCCTATCAATTGGCCGTAGTGCTCGATGACGCCGCCCAGGGCGTGACGGATATCGTACGCGGCGCCGACCTGCTGGACTCCACACCGCGCCAGCTCTACCTGCAAGAGCTGCTGGGCTTGTCGCCGCCACGCTACTTGCATGTGCCGCTGATCGTACAGCCGGATGGCCACAAACTCGGCAAATCGTACCGTTCCCCGCCCCTGACACCCGACCAGGCCACGCCGCTACTGCTTCGCGCCTTGCGCACCTTGGGTCAGACTCCGGACCTATGCTTGAACGATGCTACCCCGAGGGAAGTGCTCGACTGGGGCATTGCCCACTGGAACGCAGGCAATATCCCGCGCACGCTCACCCTGGCCGAGGCGCAATTACGCTGA
- a CDS encoding sensor histidine kinase, whose translation MPMSFSLTQMILISAAYLGVLFGVAWISERGMIPRAIIRHPLTYTLSLGVYASAWAFYGTVGLAYEYGYGFLSSYLGVSGAFLLAPVLLYPILKITRTYQLSSLADLFAFRFRSTWAGALTTIFMLIGVLPLLALQIQAVADSISILTREPVQHRVALSFCALITLFTIFFGSRHIATREKHEGLVFAIAFESVIKLIAIGGVGLYALYGVFDGPQQLEVWLLQNQTALAALHTPLQEGPWRTLLLVFFASAIVMPHMYHMTFTENLNPRGLVSASWGLPLFLLLMSLAVPLILWAGLKLGATTNPEYFTLGIGIAANSKPLALLAYVGGLSASSGLIIVTTLALSGMALNHLVLPLYQPPAEGNIYRWLKWTRRALIVAIIMAGYGFYLLLGAEQDLANLGIVAFVATLQFLPGVLSVLYWPTANRRGFIAGLLAGILVWMASMLFPLIGNFQGFYIPWLNMIYVLDDTSWHMAAIASLAANVLMFTLISLFTNASPEEASAAEACAVDNVRRPQRRELHAASPQEFATQLAKPLGAKAAQKEVEQALRDLFLPFDERRPYALRRLRDRIEANLSGLMGPSVAQDMVETFLPYKSGGENYVTEDIHFIESRLEDYHSRLTGLAAELDALRRYHRQTLQELPMGVCSLAKDQEILMWNKAMEELTGIPAQRVVGSRLSTLGDPWRELLQGFIDLPDEHLHKQHLALDGQTRWLNLHKAAIDEPLAPGNSGLVLLVEDLTETQMLEDKLVHSERLASIGRLAAGVAHEIGNPVTGIACLAQNLREEREDDAELTEISSQILEQTKRISRIVQSLMSFAHAGSHQHNDEPVCLAEVAQDAIGLLALNRRNFEVQFYNLCDPDHWVDGDPQRLAQVLINLLSNARDASPAGSAVRVKSEASEHTVDLIVEDEGTGIPKNIMDRLFEPFFTTKDPGEGTGLGLALVYSIVEEHYGQITIDSPADIQSQRGTRIRVTLPRHVEATSAVN comes from the coding sequence ATGCCGATGAGCTTTAGCCTGACCCAGATGATCCTGATCAGCGCCGCCTACCTGGGGGTGCTGTTTGGCGTAGCCTGGATCAGTGAACGCGGAATGATCCCGCGCGCAATCATTCGTCACCCGCTGACCTACACCCTGTCCCTGGGCGTTTATGCCAGTGCCTGGGCGTTTTACGGCACGGTGGGTTTGGCCTACGAATATGGCTACGGCTTTCTATCCAGCTACCTCGGTGTTTCCGGGGCGTTTCTACTGGCGCCGGTGCTGCTGTATCCCATCCTGAAAATCACCCGCACCTACCAGCTGTCATCGCTCGCCGACCTGTTCGCCTTCCGCTTTCGCAGCACCTGGGCCGGTGCGCTGACCACCATCTTCATGCTCATCGGTGTGTTGCCGCTGCTGGCCCTGCAAATCCAGGCCGTGGCCGACTCCATCAGCATTCTGACCCGCGAACCGGTACAACACCGCGTCGCCCTGAGCTTCTGCGCCCTGATTACCCTGTTTACGATCTTCTTCGGCTCGCGGCACATCGCAACCCGGGAAAAACACGAAGGGCTGGTGTTCGCCATTGCCTTTGAGTCGGTAATCAAACTGATCGCCATTGGCGGCGTAGGCCTCTACGCGCTCTATGGCGTGTTCGATGGCCCGCAACAACTGGAAGTCTGGTTGCTGCAAAACCAGACCGCCCTCGCCGCTCTGCATACACCATTGCAAGAAGGCCCATGGCGCACGCTGCTGCTGGTGTTTTTCGCCTCCGCCATCGTGATGCCGCACATGTATCACATGACCTTCACCGAGAACCTCAACCCTCGGGGACTGGTCAGCGCCAGCTGGGGCCTGCCCCTGTTCCTGCTGCTGATGAGCCTCGCTGTGCCACTGATTTTGTGGGCCGGCCTCAAACTGGGCGCCACCACCAACCCCGAATACTTCACCCTCGGTATCGGTATCGCCGCCAACAGCAAACCCCTGGCACTACTGGCCTATGTGGGCGGGCTGTCGGCCTCCAGCGGGCTGATTATCGTCACCACCCTGGCGCTCTCGGGCATGGCCTTGAACCACCTGGTGCTGCCGCTTTATCAGCCACCCGCCGAGGGCAACATCTACCGCTGGCTGAAGTGGACCCGCCGCGCACTGATCGTTGCCATCATCATGGCCGGGTATGGCTTTTACCTGCTGCTGGGCGCAGAACAGGATCTCGCCAACCTCGGCATCGTGGCATTTGTCGCCACCTTGCAGTTCCTGCCGGGCGTGCTCTCAGTGCTGTACTGGCCGACCGCCAACCGACGTGGTTTCATTGCCGGGCTGCTCGCAGGGATTCTGGTGTGGATGGCCAGTATGCTGTTCCCGCTGATCGGCAACTTCCAGGGGTTCTACATCCCGTGGCTGAACATGATCTACGTGCTGGACGACACCAGCTGGCACATGGCAGCCATCGCGTCCCTGGCGGCCAACGTGCTGATGTTCACCCTTATCTCGCTGTTCACCAACGCCAGCCCCGAAGAGGCCAGTGCCGCCGAAGCGTGCGCAGTCGACAATGTACGCCGCCCACAACGGCGCGAGCTGCACGCTGCCTCACCGCAAGAGTTCGCCACCCAGCTGGCTAAACCTTTGGGCGCCAAGGCTGCTCAAAAAGAAGTCGAACAAGCGCTGCGCGACCTGTTTTTGCCCTTCGATGAACGCCGCCCTTATGCCTTGCGACGCCTGCGCGACCGCATCGAGGCCAACCTGTCAGGCCTGATGGGCCCCAGCGTCGCTCAGGATATGGTCGAAACCTTTCTGCCCTACAAGTCCGGCGGTGAAAACTACGTTACCGAAGACATTCACTTCATCGAAAGCCGGCTTGAGGACTACCACTCCCGCCTTACAGGTCTGGCAGCCGAACTCGACGCCTTGCGCCGTTATCACCGCCAAACCCTGCAAGAGCTGCCGATGGGTGTGTGTTCCCTGGCCAAGGATCAAGAGATCCTGATGTGGAACAAAGCCATGGAAGAGTTGACCGGCATCCCGGCCCAACGTGTGGTCGGTTCGCGCCTGAGTACCCTGGGAGATCCGTGGCGAGAATTGCTGCAGGGCTTTATCGATCTGCCTGACGAGCACTTGCACAAACAGCATTTGGCGCTGGATGGCCAGACTCGCTGGCTCAACCTGCACAAAGCAGCGATCGATGAGCCTCTGGCCCCTGGCAACAGTGGCCTGGTGTTGCTGGTTGAAGACCTGACAGAAACCCAGATGCTCGAAGACAAGCTGGTGCACTCCGAGCGTCTGGCCAGCATCGGCCGCCTGGCCGCCGGTGTGGCTCACGAAATCGGCAACCCGGTAACCGGCATCGCCTGCCTGGCGCAAAACCTGCGCGAAGAGCGTGAAGACGACGCCGAGTTGACTGAGATCAGCAGCCAGATCCTTGAACAGACCAAACGCATCTCGCGCATCGTGCAGTCCCTGATGAGCTTCGCCCATGCCGGCAGTCACCAGCACAATGACGAGCCCGTCTGTCTGGCGGAAGTGGCCCAGGATGCCATCGGTTTGCTGGCCCTGAACCGGCGCAATTTCGAAGTGCAGTTTTACAACCTTTGCGACCCGGATCACTGGGTCGACGGCGACCCCCAGCGGCTCGCCCAGGTATTGATCAACTTGCTGTCAAACGCCCGTGACGCCTCGCCTGCCGGAAGCGCAGTGCGGGTCAAAAGTGAAGCCAGCGAGCACACTGTCGACCTTATTGTTGAGGACGAAGGGACAGGCATTCCGAAGAACATCATGGACCGATTGTTCGAACCGTTTTTCACCACCAAGGACCCTGGCGAAGGCACCGGTCTGGGCCTTGCACTGGTCTATTCCATCGTTGAAGAGCATTATGGACAAATCACCATCGACAGCCCGGCTGACATTCAAAGCCAACGCGGAACCCGTATCCGGGTGACCCTACCGCGTCATGTCGAAGCGACGTCCGCTGTGAACTGA